The following are encoded in a window of Panicum virgatum strain AP13 chromosome 5N, P.virgatum_v5, whole genome shotgun sequence genomic DNA:
- the LOC120676197 gene encoding cytochrome P450 72A15-like isoform X2 encodes MLPVFSTCCVKMVTRWENLMSHEGSSEIDVWPEFQNLTGDAISRTAFGSSYQAGRRIFQLQGEQAERLIQSFQTMFIPGYWFLPTKNNRRMRQIDREICKLLRGIIEKREKAIKNGETNSDDLLGILVESNMRESNGKVNLGMSTEDIIEECKLFYFADMETTSLLLTWTIIVLSMHPEWQELAREEVLNHFGRARPDFDRLSRLKIVTMILYEVLRLYPPVIFLNRRTYKEMELGGIKYPAGVDLLLPLLFIHHDPTIWGKDASEFNPERFFEGISNATKSQTAFFPFGWGPRICIGQNFALLEAKMALCTVLQCFSFELSPSYTHVPYTVITLHPEHGAQVKLKKL; translated from the exons ATGTTACCAGTATTTTCTACCTGCTGTGTCAAAATGGTTACAAGATGGGAAAATTTAATGTCGCATGAGGGGTCTTCTGAGATTGATGTCTGGCCTGAGTTCCAAAATCTTACCGGAGATGCCATCTCAAGAACCGCGTTTGGTAGCAGCTATCAGGCGGGTAGGAGAATTTTCCAGCTGCAAGGAGAGCAAGCTGAACGCCTTATACAGTCTTTCCAAACAATGTTTATCCCAGGCTATTG GTTCTTGCCTACAAAAAATAACAGAAGGATGAGACAAATTGATCGGGAGATCTGCAAACTTCTGCGCGGAATAAttgagaaaagagagaaagctATTAAAAATGGCGAGACTAATAGCGATGATTTACTGGGCATATTGGTAGAGTCAAACATGAGAgaatcaaatggaaaagtgaATCTAGGAATGTCTACAGAAGATATAATTGAGGAATGCAAGCTATTTTACTTCGCAGATATGGAGACGACATCACTCCTGCTAACTTGGACTATAATCGTGCTAAGCATGCACCCAGAATGGCAAGAGCTGGCAAGAGAAGAAGTGTTGAATCACTTTGGAAGAGCTAGACCAGATTTTGATAGGTTGAGCCGCCTGAAGATT GTAACAATGATCCTATACGAGGTCCTTAGGTTGTACCCACCAGTAATATTCCTAAACAGAAGAACTTACAAGGAAATGGAGCTTGGTGGCATCAAATACCCTGCTGGAGTCGACCTTCTGCTGCCCCTTCTGTTCATTCACCATGATCCCACCATCTGGGGAAAAGATGCAAGCGAGTTCAACCCGGAGAGGTTTTTTGAGGGCATCTCTAATGCCACCAAGTCCCAGACcgccttctttccattcggaTGGGGACCCAGGATCTGCATCGGCCAAAACTTTGCATTACTTGAAGCGAAAATGGCGTTGTGCACCGTCCTCCAGTGTTTCTCCTTTGAGCTCTCGCCATCGTACACCCACGTACCATACACTGTGATAACCCTGCACCCTGAGCACGGTGCTCAGGTCAAGCTGAAGAAGCTCTGA